The Henckelia pumila isolate YLH828 chromosome 2, ASM3356847v2, whole genome shotgun sequence genome includes a window with the following:
- the LOC140878487 gene encoding uncharacterized protein has translation MCPLRIILIFLSATLAGFLVLRGLKSPPNLTDDVVASSTEDETASNNTGSSSSKFCTVVGKGFWTCVDMASGRYLWRNLVSSSSPPEAKLRAD, from the exons ATGTGTCCCCTCAGAATTATTCTCATCTTCCTCTCCGCCACCCTCGCCGGATTCCTCGTACTCCGAGGCCTCAAATCGCCGCCGAATCTAACCGACGACGTCGTTGCTTCCTCCACCGAAGATGAAACTGCCTCCAACAACACCGGTTCCTCTTCGTCCAAG TTCTGTACGGTCGTAGGGAAGGGGTTTTGGACTTGTGTGGATATGGCAAGCGGCAGATATCTGTGGAGGAATTTAGTTTCTTCATCATCTCCACCAGAAGCAAAGCTTCGTGCTGATTAA